The Geomonas ferrireducens genome includes a window with the following:
- a CDS encoding LysR family transcriptional regulator, with translation MQTEYLKTLVVLGQVGSFSKTATDLSITQSAVSQRIKFLEDYYGRQLVDRGGKVLLLTDAGKLVVNRAEQILLLEAQLANDLKQQGEKLRLSICCTPTFGVAFLPQVMERFMLREADSVDLRFMFHSLDQTIKELQENEFDLAVIEHCDEIDVCGFHTVELPRDELVFVSSPSLGLKESEVELERLFQHCLIARKPDCTSRKLLDVNLSRHGHKVEDFKRVVIVDDLRLALETVLSGGGVSFVSRSLATRELESGQLVEHSVSGFEHLRRRSVIINAERKDDQEVVSFLECISASFPVGCVC, from the coding sequence ATGCAAACCGAGTATCTGAAGACGTTGGTGGTGTTGGGGCAGGTGGGGAGCTTTTCGAAGACGGCGACGGATCTTTCCATCACCCAGTCAGCGGTGTCGCAAAGGATAAAGTTTCTCGAGGACTACTACGGGCGGCAACTGGTGGACCGCGGCGGAAAGGTGCTGCTGCTCACCGATGCCGGGAAGCTTGTGGTGAACCGCGCTGAACAGATCCTGCTCCTTGAGGCTCAGCTGGCGAACGATCTGAAGCAGCAGGGGGAAAAACTGCGCCTTTCCATCTGCTGTACCCCGACCTTCGGCGTCGCCTTTCTTCCTCAGGTCATGGAGCGTTTTATGCTGCGCGAGGCGGACAGCGTCGACCTTCGCTTCATGTTCCATTCCCTGGATCAGACCATCAAGGAGCTGCAGGAAAACGAGTTCGACCTTGCCGTCATCGAGCACTGCGATGAAATCGATGTTTGTGGTTTCCATACCGTGGAGCTGCCTCGGGACGAGCTGGTCTTCGTGAGCTCCCCGTCGCTTGGGTTGAAGGAGAGCGAGGTCGAACTGGAGCGACTTTTCCAGCACTGCCTTATCGCACGCAAGCCCGACTGCACCTCGCGCAAACTGCTCGACGTGAACCTCTCCCGGCACGGCCACAAGGTTGAGGATTTTAAAAGGGTCGTGATAGTGGACGATCTGCGTTTGGCGCTCGAGACGGTGTTGAGTGGCGGCGGGGTCTCCTTCGTTTCACGCAGCCTTGCGACCAGGGAGCTGGAAAGCGGCCAACTTGTCGAGCACTCGGTCTCTGGCTTTGAGCATTTGCGCAGGCGCAGTGTGATCATAAATGCCGAGCGCAAAGATGATCAGGAAGTGGTGAGTTTTCTCGAGTGCATCAGCGCGTCCTTCCCGGTGGGGTGCGTCTGCTGA
- a CDS encoding TraR/DksA family transcriptional regulator translates to MPEKLAGDELELRNLLAEHKRRLWAELREEIFAQTGEDLATQYDIPQDPGEKSILDSLSDAGLAIADIRRQQLTQMEEAQRRIESGTYGKCEGCGERIGLDRLKLMPFTAYCIDCQRDREVPTKPPGTKL, encoded by the coding sequence ATGCCGGAAAAGCTAGCAGGCGACGAGCTGGAATTGAGAAACCTCTTGGCCGAGCACAAGCGCAGGCTGTGGGCCGAGTTGAGGGAGGAGATCTTCGCCCAGACCGGCGAGGATCTCGCCACGCAGTACGACATACCGCAGGACCCCGGCGAGAAGAGCATCCTCGACAGCCTCTCCGACGCCGGGCTTGCCATAGCCGACATCAGGCGGCAGCAACTGACCCAGATGGAAGAGGCGCAAAGGCGCATCGAATCTGGAACTTACGGCAAGTGCGAGGGATGCGGAGAGCGGATCGGCCTGGACCGGCTGAAGCTCATGCCTTTTACGGCGTACTGCATCGACTGTCAAAGGGATCGGGAAGTGCCGACGAAACCGCCGGGGACGAAGCTTTGA
- a CDS encoding AAA family ATPase, with protein sequence MAKKIFVAATGQNCGKTTISISLMHQARKKYKRVGFVKPFGPKVLLYDDFMVDMDALLMAKAFGMEEDIALMSPVALHRDFTKDYLAGKLDDLSLSDCILEAVKELEKKYDFLIIEGAGHGGVGAVIGLSNAKVAKLIDAPVVIVSESGIGKVIDAVHLNLALYEREGADVRGIIVNKMMPSKKEVTCKYLKRAFEPKIKVIDGFNYSPILANPTLSHISKLFDLPLQGDHQQKSRIIHNIQLGAASSQRVVDGLLDSTLMIVTSSRDELIVTLSSLYHIPAYKEKIAGVVLSGHAPVSEVTQQILLDSGIPFIRVEETTADVFTALSDDVAKITYEDQEKLNWIMANAEKDVDFSAIDALL encoded by the coding sequence ATGGCGAAAAAGATCTTCGTTGCGGCGACCGGACAAAACTGTGGCAAGACGACCATCAGCATTTCGCTCATGCACCAGGCGAGGAAGAAGTACAAGCGGGTCGGTTTCGTCAAACCTTTCGGTCCGAAGGTGCTCCTCTACGACGATTTCATGGTGGACATGGACGCCCTCTTGATGGCGAAGGCTTTCGGGATGGAAGAGGACATCGCCCTCATGTCGCCGGTCGCCCTGCACCGCGACTTCACCAAGGACTACCTGGCGGGAAAGCTCGACGATCTTTCGCTTTCCGACTGCATCCTCGAGGCGGTTAAGGAGCTCGAGAAGAAGTACGACTTTCTGATCATCGAAGGGGCCGGACATGGCGGCGTGGGTGCGGTGATCGGGCTTTCCAACGCGAAGGTGGCGAAGCTGATCGACGCGCCGGTGGTGATCGTGAGTGAAAGCGGCATCGGCAAGGTGATCGACGCGGTGCACCTGAACCTCGCCCTGTATGAGCGCGAAGGTGCGGACGTCAGGGGGATCATCGTCAACAAGATGATGCCGAGCAAGAAGGAAGTGACCTGCAAGTACCTGAAACGCGCCTTCGAACCGAAGATCAAGGTGATCGACGGCTTCAACTACTCGCCGATCCTCGCCAACCCTACCCTCAGTCACATCTCCAAACTGTTCGATCTGCCGCTTCAGGGGGATCACCAGCAGAAAAGCCGGATCATACACAACATCCAGCTGGGCGCCGCCTCCTCGCAGCGGGTGGTGGACGGGCTTTTGGACTCCACGCTGATGATCGTGACGAGCTCGAGGGACGAGCTCATCGTGACGCTCTCCTCGCTTTACCACATCCCGGCGTACAAGGAAAAGATCGCCGGTGTTGTGCTATCCGGCCATGCTCCTGTTTCCGAGGTCACCCAGCAGATCCTCCTTGACTCTGGGATCCCCTTCATCAGGGTGGAGGAGACCACTGCGGACGTCTTCACCGCCCTTTCCGACGACGTGGCGAAGATCACCTACGAGGACCAGGAAAAGCTCAACTGGATCATGGCCAACGCCGAGAAGGACGTGGACTTCTCCGCGATTGACGCCCTGTTATAA
- a CDS encoding SpoIIE family protein phosphatase, which yields MGKSLRVLIVEDSEDDTLLLTFELRRGNYTPIARRVETAEAMRRALEEEEWDVVISDYVLPGFTGLEALQVLRESGLDIPFIIVSGKIGEDTAVGAMKEGANDYLIKGHTSRLIPAIEREMHEAEVRRKKREAEAALVRSERRYKRLVAAVTDYIYTVSLNDGEVVKTTHGPGCLSVTGYSNEEYVDNPFLWYQMIHEDDRAAVTGLTEEVKAGREVPSLEHRIRHKDGSLRWVINTIVPRYSERGELIAYDGLISDISERKRAEESLQVQSAALEAAANAIVITDSRGMVLSVNAAFTRMTGYTQAEAAGRDLSFLKSDRHAPDFYEDLWNTIMSGRTWRGEMVNRRKNGQLYPEEQTITPVTDETGRIKHFICIKQDITERKLAEQALLQNTSLHKEMEIARQIQLSLLPASPPLLSGIDCAGRCVPASHIGGDYFDILPHGERLDLVIADVSGHSVGAALIMVETRSVLHAQMPALDGPAQVVAALNEILLDDLSRAELFITMSYLSYQRATGKLRYSNAGHPPPLLYRPAEERFFELDAEGLILGVQRRVAFHEMSMQVEKGDLLLLYTDGITETENGDGEFFGKERLKGVLAREHKRPAAGIIEAILDTLRAFTGSTTFNDDISMLALKFLP from the coding sequence ATGGGAAAATCGCTCCGCGTGCTGATTGTGGAAGACTCCGAGGACGACACCCTGCTCCTCACCTTCGAGTTGCGCCGCGGCAACTACACCCCCATCGCCAGACGGGTCGAGACCGCGGAGGCGATGCGCCGGGCGCTGGAAGAGGAGGAGTGGGACGTGGTGATCTCGGACTACGTCCTCCCCGGCTTCACCGGGCTGGAAGCCTTGCAGGTGCTGCGCGAGTCTGGCCTCGACATCCCGTTCATCATCGTTTCCGGCAAGATAGGCGAGGACACGGCGGTGGGGGCCATGAAGGAGGGGGCCAACGACTACCTGATCAAGGGGCACACCTCCCGCCTGATCCCGGCCATCGAGCGCGAGATGCACGAGGCGGAGGTGCGGCGCAAAAAACGCGAGGCGGAAGCCGCCCTGGTCCGAAGCGAGCGGCGCTACAAGAGGCTCGTCGCCGCGGTCACCGACTACATCTACACGGTTAGCCTGAACGACGGTGAGGTGGTGAAAACAACGCACGGCCCCGGATGCCTCTCGGTGACCGGGTACAGCAACGAGGAGTACGTCGACAACCCATTCCTCTGGTACCAGATGATCCACGAGGATGACCGTGCCGCGGTGACCGGACTGACCGAGGAGGTGAAGGCCGGCAGGGAGGTCCCCTCGCTGGAACACCGGATCCGCCACAAGGACGGCTCGCTGCGCTGGGTCATCAACACCATAGTGCCGCGTTACAGCGAGCGCGGGGAACTGATCGCCTACGACGGGCTCATCTCGGACATCTCCGAACGAAAGCGCGCCGAGGAATCGCTGCAGGTGCAAAGTGCCGCGCTCGAGGCGGCGGCGAACGCCATCGTCATCACCGACAGCCGCGGCATGGTGCTCTCGGTGAACGCCGCCTTCACCAGGATGACCGGCTATACCCAAGCCGAGGCGGCGGGACGGGATCTCAGCTTCCTCAAATCGGACCGTCACGCCCCCGACTTCTACGAAGACCTCTGGAACACCATCATGTCCGGCAGGACCTGGCGCGGCGAAATGGTGAACCGGCGTAAAAACGGCCAGCTTTACCCGGAGGAGCAGACCATCACGCCGGTGACCGACGAGACCGGGCGGATCAAACACTTCATCTGCATCAAACAGGACATCACCGAGCGCAAGCTCGCCGAGCAGGCGCTGTTGCAAAACACGAGCCTCCACAAGGAGATGGAGATAGCACGGCAGATCCAGCTCTCGCTGCTTCCCGCCTCCCCTCCCCTTTTAAGCGGCATCGACTGCGCTGGACGCTGCGTCCCGGCAAGCCACATCGGCGGCGACTACTTCGACATCCTGCCCCACGGCGAACGGCTCGACCTGGTCATCGCCGACGTGTCGGGGCACAGCGTGGGAGCCGCGCTCATCATGGTCGAGACGAGAAGCGTACTGCACGCCCAGATGCCGGCCTTGGACGGCCCGGCCCAGGTGGTTGCTGCGTTGAACGAGATCCTCCTCGACGACCTAAGCCGCGCGGAACTCTTCATCACCATGTCCTACCTGAGCTATCAGCGCGCCACCGGCAAACTGCGCTACAGTAACGCCGGGCACCCCCCTCCCCTTCTGTACCGGCCGGCGGAGGAGCGCTTCTTCGAGCTAGACGCCGAGGGGCTCATCCTCGGGGTGCAGCGCCGCGTTGCCTTCCATGAAATGTCGATGCAGGTGGAAAAGGGGGACCTGCTGCTTTTGTACACCGACGGCATCACCGAGACGGAAAACGGCGACGGCGAGTTCTTCGGCAAAGAGAGGCTGAAAGGGGTGCTGGCCCGCGAGCACAAAAGGCCCGCCGCAGGCATCATCGAGGCGATCCTCGACACCCTGCGCGCCTTCACCGGCAGCACCACCTTCAACGACGACATCTCCATGCTCGCCCTCAAGTTCCTCCCCTGA
- a CDS encoding HD domain-containing protein — MNPRALLEKYFTDNPQGLEIVYRHSRMVADKALSIAEGVKGKQFDLRFIEEAALLHDIGVSRVYAPRLNCFGKAPYISHGIIGRKILDAEGLPHHAMVCERHIGVGLTARDIVEQKLALPEREMSPVTDCERIVALADLFYSKKGGELEREKSPEQVRNDLARFSQEKVRIFENWLADFGLGSPTEALHLASS, encoded by the coding sequence ATGAATCCCAGAGCGCTCCTGGAAAAATACTTCACCGACAACCCCCAGGGGCTCGAGATAGTGTACCGGCACAGCCGTATGGTAGCCGACAAGGCGCTCTCCATAGCCGAAGGCGTCAAAGGAAAGCAGTTCGACCTGCGCTTCATCGAGGAGGCGGCGCTTTTGCACGATATCGGGGTCTCCCGCGTCTACGCGCCCAGGCTCAACTGCTTCGGCAAGGCGCCCTACATAAGCCACGGCATCATCGGGCGCAAGATACTCGATGCCGAGGGGCTGCCGCACCACGCCATGGTCTGCGAACGCCACATCGGCGTGGGGCTCACCGCGCGGGACATCGTCGAGCAAAAGCTCGCCCTTCCCGAGCGCGAGATGTCCCCGGTGACCGACTGCGAGCGCATCGTGGCCCTGGCCGACCTCTTCTACTCAAAAAAAGGGGGCGAACTGGAACGGGAAAAGAGCCCCGAGCAGGTGCGTAACGACCTCGCGCGCTTCAGCCAGGAAAAGGTCCGCATCTTCGAGAACTGGCTCGCCGATTTCGGCCTCGGCTCTCCGACGGAAGCCCTCCACCTTGCCTCATCCTAA
- a CDS encoding sigma-54-dependent transcriptional regulator, which produces MRAKTVAQQQMLVVDDEPGILNEVSLLLASSDIPEVTTISDSRQVLPYLRERRVSAVVLDWVMPNVSGAEILQGLTVEHPEVPVIVMTAMGDVETAVACMRQGAFDFLTKPVDPNRLVASVKKAMQVSELGLQNRMLKDYLLADTLGNPDAFAGIVTESKKMRGIFQYIEAIASSRLPVLITGETGVGKELLARAVHEVSGVSGPFISLNAAGLDDFMFSDTLFGHKKGAFTGADSKRDGLIAAAAGGTLFLDEIGDLNHASQIKLLRLLQEREYYRLGSDLLLKSDARIVAASNMDFAALRAAGTFRNDLYFRLCAHEFRVPPLRERLEDLEVLVDYFVRQVAAEQEKPVPRVPPAVIAALQQCSFPGNVRELYNMVHHAVTCNDGTPLSVADFPGVAPAPARAPQPVDCGNPLFALFGKFPTVMQVEEYLIAEAMKLTSGNQTQAAELLGVTRPTLNKRLKQERH; this is translated from the coding sequence ATGAGAGCGAAAACAGTTGCCCAGCAACAGATGCTTGTCGTGGACGACGAACCGGGGATCCTTAACGAGGTATCGCTGCTCCTTGCGTCCAGTGACATCCCCGAGGTCACGACCATCTCCGACAGTCGCCAGGTGCTCCCTTACCTGCGGGAGCGTCGTGTGAGCGCTGTGGTCCTCGACTGGGTGATGCCCAACGTCTCGGGGGCGGAGATCCTTCAGGGCCTCACCGTGGAGCACCCGGAAGTCCCGGTGATCGTGATGACCGCGATGGGTGACGTTGAGACCGCGGTCGCCTGCATGCGGCAGGGCGCCTTCGACTTTCTGACCAAGCCGGTAGACCCCAACCGTCTGGTTGCGAGCGTTAAAAAGGCGATGCAGGTGAGCGAACTCGGGCTGCAGAACCGGATGCTCAAGGACTACCTATTGGCCGACACCCTGGGGAATCCGGACGCCTTCGCCGGCATCGTCACCGAATCCAAGAAGATGCGCGGCATCTTCCAGTACATCGAGGCGATCGCCTCCTCGCGACTGCCGGTGCTCATCACCGGAGAGACAGGGGTGGGGAAGGAGCTCCTTGCCCGCGCCGTCCACGAGGTCTCCGGGGTGTCGGGGCCCTTCATTTCGCTGAACGCGGCCGGGCTCGATGATTTCATGTTTTCCGACACCCTCTTCGGGCACAAGAAGGGGGCCTTCACCGGTGCGGACAGCAAGCGCGACGGCCTGATCGCGGCTGCGGCGGGCGGGACCCTTTTCCTGGACGAGATCGGCGACCTGAACCACGCCTCGCAGATCAAACTCTTGAGGCTTTTGCAGGAGCGTGAGTACTACCGGCTGGGGTCGGACCTCCTTCTTAAAAGCGATGCCCGCATCGTTGCCGCCTCCAACATGGATTTCGCCGCCCTCAGGGCCGCAGGGACCTTCAGAAACGACCTCTATTTCCGCCTTTGCGCCCACGAATTCCGCGTTCCCCCATTGCGGGAGCGGCTCGAGGACCTGGAGGTGCTCGTCGACTACTTTGTGCGCCAGGTCGCGGCCGAGCAGGAAAAGCCCGTGCCCAGGGTGCCGCCTGCCGTGATCGCGGCGTTGCAGCAATGCAGCTTCCCCGGCAACGTCCGCGAACTCTACAACATGGTGCACCACGCCGTCACCTGTAACGACGGGACTCCGCTGTCGGTGGCCGATTTCCCCGGGGTGGCACCCGCCCCGGCGCGGGCCCCGCAGCCCGTGGACTGCGGCAACCCGCTTTTTGCGCTCTTCGGTAAGTTTCCAACGGTTATGCAGGTGGAGGAGTATCTGATTGCCGAGGCGATGAAGCTCACCAGCGGCAATCAGACCCAGGCGGCGGAACTTTTGGGGGTGACCCGCCCGACCCTCAACAAAAGGCTGAAGCAGGAGCGCCACTAG
- the gptM gene encoding geopeptide radical SAM maturase, with amino-acid sequence MYLSRYLKIYPAKNRPDHFLLYSTLRLSAVILSGAALDHARNGTLPDALRDKLAHLGMLVPDPDIEREQMRGMLDRVNAKSRRFTAMVVLNLDCNLNCGYCYEAEFRDGRYMSDATADLLVEYLLREQITRGFDVELSFYGGEPLMSLDLIRRISLPLKEQAERHGVDYRFSVVTNGTLLNRRCAEELADLGLKGAKFTLDGPKHIHNIERPYASGAGSFDAIVDNIAAIWDLVPIQLGGNFRRENYLHFPRLLDQLIERGITGGMIQSVLFTPVTPKAGCSERSSGCANPSAPWLVDAQLYLREEILKRGFATSKPKVSACIVELENNLLVSCEGEFYKCPALMGWDGFSIGNLTDGIKDYRESHAVGNWRVDSCLECAYLPLCFGGCRFMNLLQDKTVGEVDCRRDYFDAALQVIVEQDLSRAGNPGTARTALSQRAIPSPAPSGAPASAFC; translated from the coding sequence ATGTACCTGTCACGCTACCTGAAGATCTACCCGGCTAAAAACCGTCCCGATCACTTCCTTCTCTACTCGACCCTGCGCCTTTCCGCCGTCATCCTATCCGGCGCCGCCCTCGATCATGCCAGAAACGGCACCCTTCCGGACGCCTTGCGCGACAAGCTGGCGCACCTCGGCATGCTGGTGCCGGATCCCGACATCGAGCGGGAGCAAATGCGCGGCATGCTGGACCGGGTGAATGCAAAAAGCCGCCGCTTCACCGCGATGGTGGTGCTGAACCTCGACTGCAACCTGAACTGTGGGTACTGCTACGAAGCGGAGTTCCGCGACGGGCGGTATATGAGCGATGCCACCGCCGACCTCCTGGTCGAGTACCTCTTGCGCGAGCAGATCACCCGGGGCTTCGATGTCGAGCTTAGCTTCTACGGCGGCGAGCCCCTCATGTCGCTCGACCTGATACGCCGCATCTCCCTGCCGCTCAAGGAGCAGGCGGAGCGCCACGGGGTCGATTACCGTTTCTCCGTGGTCACCAACGGCACGCTTTTGAACCGGCGCTGCGCCGAGGAGCTCGCGGACCTTGGCCTTAAGGGGGCGAAATTCACCCTGGACGGGCCAAAACACATCCACAACATCGAGCGTCCCTACGCCTCCGGCGCTGGGAGCTTCGATGCCATCGTCGACAACATCGCAGCCATATGGGACCTCGTCCCGATCCAGCTCGGCGGGAACTTTCGCAGGGAGAATTACCTGCACTTTCCGCGTCTGCTCGACCAGTTGATCGAGCGCGGCATCACCGGAGGCATGATCCAAAGCGTCCTCTTCACACCGGTGACCCCGAAGGCGGGGTGTTCCGAACGCAGCTCAGGGTGCGCAAATCCAAGCGCCCCATGGCTCGTCGACGCCCAGCTTTACCTGCGCGAGGAGATACTGAAGAGGGGCTTCGCGACCTCGAAGCCGAAGGTCTCCGCCTGTATCGTAGAACTGGAAAACAACCTCTTGGTGAGCTGCGAGGGGGAGTTCTACAAATGCCCTGCACTGATGGGTTGGGACGGGTTCTCCATCGGCAACCTCACCGATGGAATCAAGGACTACCGGGAATCACACGCCGTCGGCAACTGGCGGGTCGACAGCTGCCTCGAGTGCGCCTATCTTCCGCTTTGCTTCGGCGGCTGTCGCTTCATGAACCTCCTGCAGGACAAGACCGTGGGCGAGGTCGACTGCCGGCGCGACTACTTCGACGCCGCCCTGCAAGTGATCGTGGAACAGGACTTGTCCCGGGCGGGTAATCCGGGAACGGCAAGGACCGCGCTGTCTCAGCGCGCCATCCCCTCCCCCGCCCCTAGTGGCGCTCCTGCTTCAGCCTTTTGTTGA
- a CDS encoding TonB-dependent receptor plug domain-containing protein yields the protein MSNRNDLHKRRCATMKALLLFAQLLLLLFAGTASAASAGDDLSSLELFNGPDADVVTGSRSPRPASQTAENITVVTSKEIEDLNAHNLTDVLYVVTGVPIETNRTPGTATNARVQGANFNHVLVLVDGIPINNLADNFADISSIPAQMIERVEVVKGAASSSWGSALGGVINVITKNPHDDRRFGGLVSGSTGTRDTMDGRVEASGTVQRFGYYLTGGKLRSDGLLPNNDVSLGSLYGKLRYELPTDGEITLGSGFTENYGGQVGTDTVHVDQNARQLISVLALRQPLARRLILDVSLQGRRYSSRYSALDATETLLYQGRSDKESSRGGGVKLSWLGDTHLLVGGIDYDHVKAKLNFGGEPEEWRADRLGAYAIDTITLGSFAITPSARFDRTGSGGDHFSPSLGLTYALTENSVLRAYTAKGYSLTSLNRSDSTEKVWTWQAGFETGDLPYLWLKGTFFRNDTSNVQADGPLGEKQRQLREGVEVEVKTLPVLNTSLSAGYTYVSATDKATDAVIHGVPMHTVKIGVKYDVPEQLHAELIGNLVDWNDPNHSRTGGVIWDVHLKKWIATTDTFSLEVFLSLRNIFDGRQYMDSIFRNAGRWGEAGVRCKF from the coding sequence TTGAGCAATCGTAATGACTTGCACAAGCGGCGCTGTGCCACTATGAAGGCGCTGTTGCTGTTTGCGCAGCTACTGCTGTTATTGTTTGCGGGCACCGCAAGTGCAGCAAGTGCCGGCGACGATCTCAGCTCTCTTGAGCTTTTCAATGGCCCCGATGCCGACGTCGTCACCGGCAGCAGATCTCCGCGTCCCGCGTCGCAGACGGCGGAAAACATCACTGTCGTGACTTCAAAAGAGATCGAGGACCTGAACGCGCACAACCTGACCGACGTACTTTACGTCGTGACCGGAGTGCCGATTGAGACCAACCGGACGCCGGGTACGGCGACTAACGCGCGCGTGCAGGGTGCAAACTTCAACCATGTCCTGGTCCTCGTCGACGGCATTCCCATCAATAACCTCGCCGACAATTTCGCGGACATCAGCTCCATACCGGCGCAGATGATCGAGCGGGTCGAGGTCGTGAAGGGGGCCGCCTCCTCTTCTTGGGGAAGCGCCTTGGGTGGCGTTATCAACGTCATAACGAAGAACCCTCACGATGACAGACGCTTTGGCGGGCTCGTTTCCGGCTCTACCGGCACCCGCGATACCATGGACGGCAGGGTTGAGGCCAGCGGGACGGTGCAGCGCTTTGGTTACTATCTCACCGGAGGAAAACTCCGCTCTGACGGGCTGCTTCCCAACAACGACGTCAGCCTTGGAAGCTTGTACGGCAAATTGCGCTACGAACTCCCAACGGACGGCGAAATAACCCTTGGGTCCGGATTCACCGAAAACTACGGTGGGCAGGTCGGCACCGACACGGTGCACGTCGACCAGAATGCCCGGCAACTGATATCCGTGCTGGCTCTGCGACAGCCGCTGGCGCGCCGGCTGATTCTGGACGTATCGCTTCAAGGGCGGAGATACTCTTCGCGGTACTCCGCCCTCGATGCGACGGAAACGCTGCTTTACCAAGGCAGGTCCGATAAGGAGAGCAGCCGGGGAGGCGGGGTGAAGCTCTCCTGGCTTGGGGACACCCACCTATTGGTCGGGGGGATCGATTACGACCACGTGAAGGCAAAACTGAACTTTGGAGGAGAGCCGGAGGAATGGCGCGCGGACCGTTTGGGGGCTTACGCCATCGACACCATCACCCTCGGGTCCTTCGCCATTACTCCCAGTGCCCGCTTCGACAGGACGGGGTCAGGAGGGGACCATTTCAGCCCCAGTCTCGGCCTCACCTATGCCCTGACCGAAAACAGCGTGCTGCGTGCCTACACCGCCAAGGGGTACAGCCTCACCTCCCTCAACCGGTCCGATTCGACTGAGAAGGTCTGGACGTGGCAGGCTGGCTTCGAGACCGGCGATCTTCCCTACCTATGGCTCAAGGGAACCTTCTTCCGTAACGACACCAGTAACGTCCAGGCCGATGGGCCACTAGGGGAAAAACAGCGGCAACTAAGGGAGGGGGTGGAGGTGGAGGTCAAAACGCTCCCCGTACTGAACACCTCTCTTTCTGCAGGCTACACCTACGTTAGTGCCACCGACAAGGCCACCGATGCTGTCATCCATGGTGTCCCGATGCACACTGTGAAGATCGGCGTCAAATACGACGTACCGGAGCAACTGCATGCTGAATTGATCGGCAACCTCGTCGACTGGAATGACCCGAATCACTCGAGGACTGGGGGAGTCATCTGGGACGTGCACCTGAAAAAGTGGATCGCCACTACGGATACCTTCAGCCTCGAGGTCTTCCTCTCACTGCGCAACATATTCGACGGACGGCAATACATGGACAGCATCTTTCGCAACGCGGGACGTTGGGGCGAAGCGGGGGTGAGATGCAAGTTCTAA
- a CDS encoding ABC transporter substrate-binding protein translates to MQVLRSMLFLLLLLAPLPAFAYDVLILQSMHEKGYEEAVRGFRKECRASSRMIVLSDYADLDLIRIVREEHPKVIVAVGDRALELAQKQGETPVLCMMALNVKPRRSVRGISMLFDPARYLSLFQSLGTERVGVLYDPGRSGVYVKKALAASKGHLRLVLREVHAPKETPAMLQSLRGKVDALWMIPDVTAVSAASTEAYFLFSQSERVPVVSFADVYLTMGAAVALTIDRYDIGRQLGEMAQDLLEGREPEEGMVTPRRVLSRSNDGVVRQLKLSGLGGH, encoded by the coding sequence ATGCAAGTTCTAAGATCCATGCTTTTTCTGTTGTTGCTGCTCGCTCCTTTGCCCGCTTTTGCCTACGATGTGCTTATCCTGCAGTCCATGCATGAAAAGGGGTACGAGGAGGCGGTCCGAGGCTTCAGGAAGGAGTGCCGCGCCTCAAGCCGCATGATCGTCCTGTCCGACTACGCCGACCTCGATCTCATTCGTATCGTGAGGGAAGAGCATCCCAAGGTGATCGTTGCCGTCGGGGACCGCGCCCTTGAACTGGCCCAGAAACAGGGGGAGACCCCCGTTTTGTGCATGATGGCGCTCAACGTGAAGCCGCGCCGCTCGGTGCGCGGTATCAGCATGCTCTTCGATCCGGCCCGGTACCTCTCCCTCTTCCAATCGCTCGGCACCGAGCGGGTAGGGGTGCTCTACGACCCCGGGCGCAGCGGCGTCTACGTGAAAAAAGCTCTGGCCGCCTCCAAGGGGCACCTCCGTCTCGTTCTGCGCGAGGTCCACGCCCCAAAGGAGACTCCGGCCATGCTCCAGTCGCTCAGGGGAAAGGTGGACGCGCTCTGGATGATTCCGGACGTCACCGCGGTATCCGCCGCCTCGACCGAGGCCTACTTCCTTTTCTCGCAGTCCGAGAGGGTCCCGGTCGTCAGCTTCGCCGACGTCTACCTCACCATGGGGGCGGCGGTGGCGCTCACCATCGACCGGTACGACATAGGTAGGCAGTTGGGAGAGATGGCCCAGGACCTGCTGGAGGGGAGAGAACCGGAAGAGGGGATGGTAACGCCGCGCAGGGTGCTGAGCAGGAGCAACGATGGGGTGGTGCGCCAATTAAAGCTAAGCGGTCTGGGGGGACATTGA